One genomic segment of Synechocystis sp. LKSZ1 includes these proteins:
- a CDS encoding heavy-metal-associated domain-containing protein translates to MYQFNVPTIACSACATAITQAIHQQDPQAQVVITVESQHVQVNSFLSAAIIQQAIEAAGHEVA, encoded by the coding sequence ATGTATCAATTCAACGTTCCGACGATAGCTTGTTCGGCCTGTGCCACGGCCATTACCCAGGCCATTCACCAGCAAGACCCCCAGGCCCAGGTCGTCATTACAGTGGAAAGCCAACATGTGCAAGTCAATAGTTTTTTGTCTGCCGCTATTATTCAACAGGCCATTGAAGCCGCTGGTCATGAGGTGGCCTAG
- the leuB gene encoding 3-isopropylmalate dehydrogenase has translation MTQPYRITLLPGDGIGPEIMAVAVAVLKAIAPQFDLVFEFQTALIGGAAIEATGQPLPPETLKLARQSDAVLLAAIGGYQWDNLPRQQRPETGLLAIREGLELFANLRPATIFPQLIDASTLKREVVEGVDIMVVRELTGGIYFGQPKGIFTTETGEKRGVNTMAYRTSEIDRIAKVAFETARKRRGKLCSVDKANVLDVSQLWRDRVTAMASQYPEVELSHLYVDNAAMQLVRTPKQFDTIVTGNLFGDILSDEAAMLTGSIGMLPSASLGAGGPGLFEPVHGSAPDIAAQDKANPLAQVLSAAMMLRYGLDQPAAASKIEQAVHGVLAQGYRTGDILSAGTQLVGCQAMGEALLANLES, from the coding sequence ATGACCCAACCCTATCGCATCACCCTCCTGCCCGGCGACGGCATTGGCCCTGAAATTATGGCGGTAGCGGTGGCGGTTCTCAAGGCCATTGCCCCCCAGTTTGATTTGGTTTTTGAGTTTCAAACGGCCCTGATCGGTGGTGCGGCCATCGAGGCCACGGGTCAACCCCTTCCCCCCGAAACCCTGAAGCTGGCCCGCCAGAGTGATGCCGTTTTATTGGCGGCCATTGGGGGTTACCAATGGGATAATTTACCCCGCCAACAACGGCCGGAAACCGGCCTCTTGGCCATCCGGGAGGGGTTAGAATTATTTGCCAATCTCCGGCCAGCGACGATTTTTCCTCAACTCATTGATGCCTCGACCCTCAAGCGAGAGGTGGTAGAAGGAGTTGATATTATGGTGGTACGAGAATTAACCGGCGGTATTTACTTTGGCCAACCCAAGGGAATCTTTACCACAGAAACGGGAGAAAAGCGGGGGGTTAATACCATGGCTTATCGCACCTCGGAAATTGACCGCATCGCCAAGGTCGCCTTTGAAACGGCCCGCAAACGTCGGGGTAAACTCTGCTCAGTCGATAAAGCCAATGTTCTGGATGTCTCCCAACTATGGCGTGACCGGGTGACAGCGATGGCCAGCCAGTACCCCGAGGTTGAACTCAGTCACCTCTATGTCGATAACGCCGCGATGCAATTGGTGCGGACCCCAAAGCAGTTCGACACGATCGTCACGGGTAACCTGTTTGGGGATATTTTGTCCGATGAAGCAGCCATGCTGACGGGGAGTATCGGAATGCTCCCCTCCGCCAGTCTTGGCGCCGGCGGCCCCGGCCTATTTGAACCCGTGCATGGCTCCGCCCCGGATATTGCAGCCCAGGACAAGGCTAATCCTTTAGCTCAAGTGTTAAGTGCGGCCATGATGCTCCGCTATGGTTTAGACCAACCCGCCGCCGCCAGCAAAATTGAACAAGCGGTTCATGGGGTTCTCGCCCAGGGCTATCGTACTGGGGATATTTTGTCGGCAGGTACCCAATTAGTGGGTTGTCAGGCCATGGGAGAGGCCCTTTTGGCCAATTTGGAATCCTAA
- a CDS encoding FAD-binding oxidoreductase produces the protein MEWQAIAKEFRQQGLVVIDDPSLCQKLSLDYYYFSPILAAQLKDKRADLIVLARNEIEILTVASLCVYFQIPLTVRGAGTGNYGQCIPLEGGVILDLSQMNRVLSFQPGQVIAEPGVRLSALDKQAQDMGWELRMAPSTYQVATLGGFIGGGSVGMGSINYGMLTDRGNLRGARVVTLEDDPQVLSLRGEQARVLLHAYGTNGIISQLEVALAPTAPWAEAIVCFETFKAATVFAQDLANSGGIHKKQVAVHAHPIPEYFTALKSWLLPDHSAVFVIVSDYDREACEALVHHHGGQLTDYQLQSSKKSHRLLEFCWNHTTLLARAVDESLTYLQVFYGNLARVEKLHTYFGTEVMIHLEFLRVNGQIIPAGLPLIRYTTEKRLAEIMKIHRDAGASIANPHVYTIEEGGNGQIDPAQLAFKKKVDPYGLLNPGKMKSWLFSSRP, from the coding sequence GTGGAATGGCAGGCAATCGCAAAGGAATTCCGTCAGCAGGGCCTGGTTGTTATTGATGACCCGTCCCTCTGTCAAAAATTATCCCTCGACTACTACTACTTCAGCCCCATCCTGGCGGCACAACTCAAAGATAAACGAGCGGATCTGATTGTTCTGGCCCGTAATGAAATTGAGATTCTCACCGTAGCTAGCCTTTGCGTCTATTTTCAAATTCCCCTGACCGTCCGGGGGGCCGGAACCGGGAACTACGGGCAATGTATTCCCTTAGAGGGGGGAGTCATCCTTGACCTGAGCCAAATGAACCGTGTCCTTTCCTTCCAACCCGGCCAGGTCATTGCGGAGCCGGGCGTCCGACTCAGCGCCCTAGACAAACAGGCTCAGGACATGGGCTGGGAACTCCGTATGGCCCCTTCCACTTACCAAGTGGCCACCTTGGGAGGTTTCATCGGTGGGGGCAGTGTGGGGATGGGTTCCATCAACTACGGTATGCTCACTGATCGCGGCAATCTCCGAGGAGCGCGGGTTGTCACCCTCGAAGATGACCCCCAGGTTCTCTCCCTGCGGGGGGAGCAAGCCCGAGTCTTGCTCCATGCCTATGGCACCAACGGTATTATCAGCCAACTGGAGGTGGCCCTGGCACCAACGGCCCCCTGGGCGGAGGCCATTGTCTGTTTTGAAACCTTTAAGGCTGCGACGGTCTTTGCCCAGGATTTAGCGAACAGCGGCGGTATACATAAAAAACAGGTGGCGGTTCATGCCCATCCTATCCCAGAATACTTTACAGCCCTGAAATCATGGCTCCTGCCTGACCACAGCGCTGTTTTTGTCATTGTTTCCGACTACGACCGTGAAGCCTGCGAAGCGTTAGTTCACCACCACGGGGGCCAGCTGACGGACTATCAACTCCAATCTTCAAAAAAGAGCCATCGGTTACTGGAATTTTGTTGGAATCATACAACCTTACTGGCTCGGGCTGTTGATGAGAGCTTGACCTACCTCCAGGTTTTCTACGGGAACTTGGCTCGGGTGGAAAAACTCCATACCTACTTTGGTACGGAGGTGATGATTCACCTGGAATTTTTACGAGTGAATGGGCAAATTATCCCCGCTGGTTTACCGTTGATTCGCTACACCACAGAAAAACGCCTGGCGGAAATTATGAAAATCCACCGGGATGCTGGAGCCAGTATTGCCAATCCCCACGTCTATACCATTGAGGAAGGCGGTAACGGCCAGATTGATCCTGCCCAACTGGCTTTCAAAAAGAAGGTAGACCCCTACGGCCTGCTTAATCCAGGCAAAATGAAAAGCTGGCTATTTTCCTCTAGGCCCTAG
- the hemL gene encoding glutamate-1-semialdehyde 2,1-aminomutase, with amino-acid sequence MVSATPFKTTKSEEIFATAQTLMPGGVSSPVRAFKSVGGQPIVFDRVEGAYIWDVDGNKYIDYVGTWGPAICGHAHPEVIAALQAALSKGTSFGAPSVQENILAEMVIDAVPSIEMVRFVNSGTEACMSVLRLMRAFTGREKIIKFEGCYHGHADMFLVKAGSGVATLGLPDSPGVPKTTTSSTLTAPYNDLEAVKALFVENPDSIAGVILEPVVGNAGFIVPDAGFLEGLRELTQEYGALLVFDEVMTGFRIAYGGAQEKFGITPDLTTLGKVIGGGLPVGAYGGRKDIMSLVAPAGPMYQAGTLSGNPLAMTAGIKTLELLQKPGTYEYLTQVTQKLSQGLLQAARDCGHAVCGGSLSAMFGLFFTAGPVRNYEDAKKADLAKFSRFHRGMLEQGIYLAPSQFEAGFTSLAHTDEDIEQTLATARMVLATL; translated from the coding sequence TTGGTTAGCGCAACCCCTTTTAAAACAACCAAATCAGAAGAAATTTTTGCCACAGCCCAAACCCTGATGCCCGGTGGAGTCAGTTCCCCCGTTCGTGCCTTTAAGTCCGTTGGTGGCCAGCCGATTGTTTTTGACCGCGTCGAAGGGGCCTATATTTGGGATGTCGATGGGAACAAATATATTGATTACGTTGGCACTTGGGGCCCTGCGATCTGCGGCCATGCTCATCCAGAAGTGATTGCGGCCCTGCAGGCGGCCCTGAGTAAAGGAACGAGCTTTGGCGCTCCCTCGGTTCAGGAAAATATTCTGGCGGAAATGGTGATTGATGCCGTTCCCAGCATTGAAATGGTGCGCTTTGTCAATTCTGGCACCGAAGCTTGTATGTCCGTTCTGCGTCTGATGCGGGCCTTTACGGGGCGGGAAAAAATTATTAAATTTGAAGGCTGCTACCATGGCCACGCGGATATGTTCCTGGTCAAGGCCGGCTCTGGCGTGGCCACTCTAGGTTTGCCCGATTCTCCCGGTGTGCCAAAAACCACCACCAGCAGTACCCTCACGGCTCCCTACAACGATCTGGAAGCGGTGAAGGCCCTATTTGTGGAAAATCCCGATAGTATTGCAGGGGTGATTCTCGAACCCGTTGTTGGAAATGCGGGCTTTATCGTACCGGACGCGGGTTTCCTAGAAGGCCTACGGGAACTGACCCAGGAATACGGCGCTCTACTCGTCTTTGATGAGGTGATGACGGGTTTTCGGATCGCCTACGGGGGGGCCCAGGAAAAATTTGGCATCACCCCGGATTTGACCACCCTGGGTAAGGTGATTGGAGGCGGCCTGCCGGTGGGAGCCTATGGTGGCCGTAAAGACATTATGAGTCTCGTGGCTCCAGCTGGCCCGATGTACCAGGCAGGAACCTTGTCGGGTAATCCTCTGGCGATGACGGCGGGTATTAAGACCCTAGAACTGCTGCAAAAACCCGGCACCTACGAGTACCTGACCCAAGTGACCCAGAAACTCAGCCAGGGCCTTCTGCAGGCGGCGCGAGACTGTGGACACGCCGTGTGTGGCGGATCCTTGAGTGCCATGTTTGGTCTCTTTTTCACGGCTGGCCCGGTGCGAAACTACGAAGATGCCAAAAAAGCTGACCTTGCCAAATTCAGTCGTTTCCATCGCGGTATGTTAGAGCAAGGCATTTACCTGGCTCCCTCCCAATTTGAAGCCGGTTTTACCTCCCTGGCCCATACCGACGAAGATATTGAGCAGACCCTGGCAACAGCTCGCATGGTGCTGGCAACCCTATAG
- a CDS encoding glycosyltransferase family 2 protein: MLISIVVPTLNRAVVLQKCLASLLAQDLDAEAYEILVIDNGSQDTTAQVVQVAQEQAPSYRLSYHYEPMPGLLSGRHRGAQEAHGEILVFVDDDIEAAPHWLSAIAQTFQDPTVQLVGGRNLPRYEVEPPDWLRWFWLDCPQGRFCCELSLLDFGDQVQDIDANYIFGLNFSIRRQALLDLGGFHPDSLPKHLQRFQGDGETGLTLKANQRGYRAIYQPQAVVWHQVPQARMTYRYFQQRSFFQGVCDSFTEIRKLEGLPETDRAPSLQERVQFWIEDLERHFFVESDQEPEASVLKARFRQSFAAGFRFHRNAIRRDPQLLAWVLRPDYWDYRLPGF; the protein is encoded by the coding sequence ATGCTCATTTCCATTGTTGTGCCGACGCTCAATCGTGCCGTGGTCTTGCAAAAATGCCTGGCCTCTCTGTTGGCCCAGGATCTCGATGCCGAGGCCTACGAAATCCTAGTGATTGATAACGGCTCTCAGGACACAACGGCCCAGGTTGTCCAGGTGGCCCAGGAGCAGGCCCCCAGCTATCGTCTTTCTTATCACTACGAACCGATGCCTGGCTTGCTATCGGGACGACACCGGGGAGCTCAGGAGGCTCATGGGGAGATCCTGGTATTTGTGGATGATGACATCGAAGCTGCCCCCCATTGGCTCTCGGCCATTGCTCAAACCTTTCAAGACCCGACGGTTCAGTTGGTCGGCGGCCGTAACCTCCCTCGCTATGAGGTAGAACCACCAGACTGGCTGCGTTGGTTTTGGCTCGATTGCCCCCAGGGCCGTTTCTGTTGTGAGTTGAGTCTGCTGGATTTCGGAGATCAGGTGCAGGACATTGATGCCAACTATATCTTCGGGTTAAATTTCTCCATCCGTCGTCAGGCCCTGTTAGATTTAGGGGGCTTTCACCCTGATTCTTTACCCAAACATCTCCAGCGTTTTCAAGGGGACGGGGAAACTGGCCTCACCCTCAAGGCCAATCAACGGGGTTATCGGGCCATTTACCAACCCCAGGCAGTGGTCTGGCACCAGGTTCCCCAGGCCCGTATGACCTATCGCTACTTCCAACAACGTTCTTTTTTCCAAGGCGTTTGTGATTCATTTACGGAAATTAGAAAGCTAGAGGGCCTACCAGAAACAGATAGGGCCCCTTCCCTCCAAGAGCGCGTACAATTCTGGATAGAAGATCTAGAACGACACTTTTTCGTTGAATCCGACCAAGAGCCTGAAGCCTCTGTCCTCAAGGCCCGTTTTCGTCAATCCTTTGCAGCAGGATTCCGTTTCCATCGTAATGCCATTCGCCGTGACCCCCAACTACTCGCCTGGGTTTTGCGACCCGATTATTGGGACTATCGCCTGCCGGGATTTTAG